A window from Thiosulfatimonas sediminis encodes these proteins:
- the prfA gene encoding peptide chain release factor 1 produces the protein MKQSIRLKLETLVERLEELNHLISDPGIMSDQQKFTALTREHAQLSPVVETFNAYSGAETDLADANELLRSGDAEMAEMAKEEIPQLKAALEGFERDLQTMLLPKDPRDDANIFLEIRAGTGGDEAAIFAGDLFKMYSRFAETMRWQVEVINSNEGEHGGYKEIIARIIGHGAYSRLKFESGAHRVQRVPATETQGRVHTSAATVVIMAEAPDVEQVELNPADLKVDTFRASGAGGQHVNKTDSAIRITHIPSGTVVECQDERSQHKNRARAMSLLAARIMDAKQQKHDAAIAQERKSLVGSGDRSERIRTYNYPQGRVTDHRINLTLYKLDDVMNGGLDNVITPLIQEHQAEQLASLNSEGN, from the coding sequence GTGAAACAGTCGATTCGTCTAAAACTTGAAACCCTTGTGGAGCGTTTAGAAGAGCTCAACCATCTGATTTCCGATCCGGGCATTATGAGCGATCAACAAAAATTTACCGCGCTGACCCGTGAACACGCCCAACTTTCACCGGTGGTCGAAACATTCAACGCCTATAGCGGTGCCGAAACCGATTTAGCCGACGCCAACGAACTATTGCGCTCTGGCGATGCCGAAATGGCGGAGATGGCCAAAGAAGAAATTCCACAATTAAAAGCCGCATTAGAAGGTTTTGAGCGTGATTTACAAACCATGTTATTGCCAAAAGACCCACGCGACGACGCCAACATTTTCTTAGAAATCCGCGCCGGAACCGGCGGTGACGAAGCGGCCATTTTCGCCGGCGACTTATTTAAAATGTATTCACGCTTTGCTGAAACGATGCGTTGGCAAGTTGAAGTCATCAACTCCAATGAAGGTGAACACGGTGGTTACAAAGAAATCATCGCACGCATTATCGGCCACGGCGCCTACTCGCGCCTAAAATTTGAATCCGGCGCACATCGTGTACAACGCGTTCCGGCGACTGAAACCCAAGGCCGAGTACACACCTCTGCGGCCACCGTCGTCATCATGGCCGAAGCGCCGGATGTCGAACAGGTTGAACTCAACCCTGCCGACTTGAAAGTAGACACTTTTCGCGCTTCCGGTGCGGGTGGACAGCACGTCAACAAAACGGATTCAGCCATCCGCATTACCCATATTCCCAGCGGAACAGTGGTCGAATGCCAAGACGAACGCTCGCAACATAAAAACCGCGCCCGCGCCATGTCCCTCTTGGCTGCGCGGATTATGGATGCCAAACAGCAAAAACACGATGCTGCGATTGCACAAGAACGTAAAAGCTTGGTCGGCAGTGGCGACCGTTCAGAACGAATCCGCACTTACAACTACCCACAAGGCCGCGTAACTGACCACCGCATCAACCTGACCCTATACAAATTAGACGATGTGATGAACGGCGGTTTAGATAACGTCATAACACCATTAATTCAAGAGCATCAAGCAGAACAGCTTGCCAGCCTAAACTCCGAAGGCAACTAA
- a CDS encoding motility-associated protein, which translates to MIAKPIALFIIIASFLGGFVLMGGNLSALWHPSELVVILGIALGAFMASTPVNVWMRTLHFVGRFFAGERVSKQLYAETLGLLEELSRLSRGAGVLALEKHLIAPEDSPIFTQYPRVLKHPDLKKFITENFSYLLLNPPASQSFHEHLAKQISTMTNSMMEVPRAAGKVADWLPGFGIVAAVMGVILTMDMLGGDMDVAVIGGAIGAALVGTLTGVFLAFAILAPFVHSVEIMVRQDRTLFEMAASFMVAYANGVSPSLSVEIGRQIVPPEFAVPREEEA; encoded by the coding sequence ATGATAGCTAAGCCGATTGCCTTATTTATTATTATCGCCAGTTTTCTTGGCGGTTTTGTGTTGATGGGCGGTAACCTGTCTGCTTTGTGGCATCCTTCGGAATTGGTGGTTATTCTGGGCATTGCGTTGGGCGCATTTATGGCATCTACGCCGGTTAATGTTTGGATGCGTACCCTGCATTTTGTCGGCCGTTTTTTTGCAGGAGAGCGAGTCTCAAAACAGCTTTATGCAGAAACCTTAGGGTTATTGGAGGAGTTGTCGCGTCTGTCGCGTGGTGCAGGTGTTTTGGCATTAGAAAAGCATCTAATTGCGCCGGAAGACAGTCCAATTTTTACGCAGTATCCACGCGTGTTAAAGCACCCTGACTTAAAGAAATTTATCACCGAGAATTTCAGTTATTTGCTGCTCAATCCTCCCGCATCACAAAGTTTTCATGAGCATTTGGCGAAACAGATCAGCACCATGACCAACTCAATGATGGAGGTGCCGCGTGCAGCGGGTAAGGTGGCGGATTGGTTGCCTGGTTTTGGTATCGTTGCGGCGGTCATGGGGGTGATTTTGACTATGGATATGCTGGGTGGCGATATGGATGTCGCCGTTATTGGCGGGGCGATTGGCGCGGCTTTGGTTGGGACTTTAACCGGCGTGTTTTTGGCTTTTGCGATTTTGGCGCCCTTTGTGCATTCGGTTGAAATTATGGTACGCCAAGATCGCACTCTGTTTGAAATGGCGGCCTCGTTTATGGTGGCTTATGCAAATGGCGTGTCGCCCAGTTTGTCGGTCGAAATTGGTCGGCAAATTGTGCCGCCAGAATTTGCGGTGCCTAGAGAAGAAGAGGCGTAA
- a CDS encoding tetratricopeptide repeat protein, with amino-acid sequence MKTILPKFMFASFSRAHTVPLKRTALRSLLLGTGLLAMQGCASVDAGTPVADGSQLSQPAALSDSANSAVPADKVVSNFIVQKRLSADQMFMLLQAEMRLKRGLPEQAYQIYHQLAQETQDPEIAQHAFNVSMTTFQPQNISEAVKLWRTIDPNVEGAWRASFVLSLRAGDVSAAFTEWQKYADLTAAGIDQDILVAAKRASSAMVGDLTFAQQFMQRIVDEYPQQWASYLGLGMIAASQKDFALALQSLKKTLTFTEFGEKSQVYSLLAQIYLQMGEYQEGVTQLRSYAQQYPDDTELQERLARLEVQAGMNQAAQARYQQIVEQNPQQHSAKFALALLLLDSKDFETAKTLFNQLMEISAYQEVANYYLGYALQEQGQNKEALAYFSKVESAVYKTDALLHQAEIYFSQNDKAQAYERLQQVDVSVQANQIKMLLAKAIFLRLEDQYQQSVDTLTELLEIQPDHQRALLEQANLFYFLERFAEYESNMQQLLHLDQNNVDALNGLGYYYAENGINLAQAKTLIERAIQIEPDNFFILDSMGWVLFQQKEYNQAVQYLEKAYAVEKDEVVAEHLIRAYWMAGMKEKAQGIWIEYLERFKQNQALIDLQEWIQQGK; translated from the coding sequence ATGAAAACAATATTGCCAAAGTTTATGTTTGCTTCTTTTTCGAGAGCCCATACCGTGCCCTTGAAGCGCACGGCCTTACGCTCATTATTATTGGGTACTGGCTTGTTAGCCATGCAGGGCTGTGCCTCGGTGGATGCCGGCACGCCGGTGGCGGATGGCTCTCAACTTAGCCAGCCAGCGGCGCTTAGTGACAGCGCAAATTCGGCTGTGCCGGCGGATAAGGTGGTGAGTAACTTTATCGTGCAGAAGCGCTTGTCCGCTGACCAGATGTTTATGTTGTTGCAGGCAGAGATGCGTTTAAAACGAGGCTTGCCAGAGCAGGCTTATCAAATTTATCATCAACTTGCGCAAGAGACGCAAGACCCAGAAATTGCACAGCACGCTTTTAATGTGTCGATGACGACGTTTCAGCCGCAAAACATCAGTGAAGCGGTAAAACTGTGGCGTACGATTGATCCGAATGTTGAAGGGGCTTGGCGCGCCAGTTTTGTGTTGAGTCTGCGTGCGGGCGATGTATCGGCGGCGTTTACGGAATGGCAAAAATACGCGGATTTGACGGCCGCTGGGATTGATCAGGATATCTTAGTTGCCGCTAAGCGCGCCAGTTCGGCAATGGTCGGTGATTTGACTTTTGCGCAACAATTTATGCAGCGTATTGTGGATGAGTATCCCCAGCAGTGGGCGAGTTATCTTGGGTTAGGAATGATTGCGGCATCGCAGAAGGATTTTGCACTGGCGTTGCAGTCGTTAAAAAAGACGCTGACTTTTACCGAGTTTGGCGAGAAAAGCCAAGTGTATTCGCTCTTAGCCCAGATTTATCTGCAGATGGGCGAGTATCAAGAGGGCGTGACACAATTACGCAGCTATGCACAACAGTATCCGGATGATACTGAATTGCAAGAGCGTTTGGCGCGTTTGGAAGTTCAGGCTGGTATGAATCAAGCTGCACAGGCGCGTTATCAGCAAATTGTCGAGCAGAATCCTCAGCAGCATTCGGCGAAATTCGCATTGGCGCTGTTGCTCTTAGACAGTAAAGATTTTGAAACCGCGAAAACACTCTTTAACCAACTTATGGAAATCAGTGCTTATCAAGAAGTGGCTAATTACTATTTGGGCTATGCTTTGCAAGAGCAGGGGCAAAATAAAGAGGCCTTAGCGTATTTTTCCAAGGTGGAATCTGCGGTTTACAAAACGGATGCGTTGTTGCATCAGGCAGAAATCTATTTTTCGCAAAATGACAAAGCACAAGCGTATGAGCGTTTGCAGCAGGTAGATGTTAGTGTGCAAGCAAATCAGATAAAAATGTTGCTTGCGAAAGCCATTTTTTTACGTTTAGAGGATCAGTATCAGCAGTCAGTTGATACGCTGACGGAGTTGTTAGAAATTCAACCCGATCATCAACGTGCTTTATTGGAACAAGCGAACTTGTTTTATTTTTTAGAACGCTTTGCTGAGTATGAAAGCAATATGCAGCAGTTGTTGCATCTCGATCAAAACAATGTCGACGCCTTGAACGGGTTAGGTTATTACTATGCGGAAAATGGCATTAATCTAGCGCAAGCGAAAACCTTAATCGAACGTGCTATCCAGATTGAACCGGATAATTTCTTTATCCTGGATAGTATGGGGTGGGTGTTGTTTCAGCAAAAAGAGTACAATCAGGCGGTGCAGTATTTGGAAAAAGCGTACGCTGTAGAGAAAGATGAAGTGGTTGCTGAACATTTAATTCGTGCATATTGGATGGCAGGTATGAAAGAGAAAGCACAGGGAATCTGGATTGAGTACCTTGAGCGTTTTAAACAAAATCAAGCACTTATCGATTTACAAGAATGGATTCAGCAAGGTAAATAA
- the prmC gene encoding peptide chain release factor N(5)-glutamine methyltransferase, with the protein MQIGYSIEQVITQATQSFTHCAFVDSPKLEAEILLAHLLQKDRTYLFTWPEKIVDDEMIVEFRELCRARLLGTPIAYLTGEREFWGLKLKVSQDTLIPRPDTETLVEVALSLIAEQPQAAIVDLGTGTGAIALALKFEQPQASLTAVDFSAAALAIAKHNSDTLQLPVTLLQGSWCQPLGDQQFDLIVSNPPYIEEQDPHLQQGDVRFEPRSALTSGNDGLDDIRAISAQAPAHLNPAGWLAFEHGYNQASAVQAILQQHGFVEINSRQDYAGNDRVTYGQKPSA; encoded by the coding sequence ATGCAAATCGGCTACTCGATTGAACAGGTCATTACGCAAGCGACTCAAAGTTTTACCCACTGTGCGTTTGTCGACTCACCCAAACTGGAAGCCGAAATTCTGCTCGCACACCTGCTGCAAAAAGACCGAACCTATCTGTTTACTTGGCCGGAAAAAATCGTCGATGACGAGATGATTGTCGAGTTCCGCGAACTATGCCGCGCACGCCTGCTTGGCACCCCCATAGCCTATCTGACTGGCGAGCGCGAATTTTGGGGACTCAAACTCAAAGTAAGCCAAGACACCTTAATTCCACGCCCCGACACCGAAACCTTAGTGGAAGTCGCCTTAAGCTTAATAGCAGAACAACCGCAAGCGGCGATTGTCGATTTGGGCACTGGAACCGGCGCCATCGCTTTGGCGCTTAAATTCGAACAGCCACAAGCCAGCTTAACCGCGGTGGATTTTTCTGCCGCCGCCTTAGCTATCGCCAAACACAACAGTGACACCTTGCAACTGCCGGTAACCTTGCTGCAAGGCTCTTGGTGCCAACCCCTTGGCGATCAACAATTTGATTTGATTGTCAGCAATCCGCCCTATATCGAAGAACAAGACCCACACCTGCAACAAGGCGATGTACGCTTTGAACCGAGAAGCGCACTGACTTCGGGCAACGATGGTTTGGATGACATTCGCGCAATCAGCGCGCAAGCGCCAGCGCACTTAAATCCAGCGGGCTGGCTTGCCTTTGAACACGGCTATAATCAAGCCTCGGCAGTGCAAGCCATCTTACAACAGCACGGCTTTGTGGAAATTAACAGCCGGCAAGATTACGCCGGTAACGACCGAGTGACTTACGGGCAAAAACCGAGCGCATAG
- a CDS encoding 50S ribosomal protein L25 has product MSQNWTAVTRSQEGKGASRRLRNSGKVPAIIYGGDKPAVSVAFEGNFVAHVFDNKDMYNTVVTVDVQGGDAEQVIVKDIQRHPATNMISHMDLQRASGDSVVTKKIPLNFVGKAVAPGVKMGGLMSFLQPSVEVRCTAKDLPSSITVDVSKMEAGDSLRLSELTMPEGVILTALTHGNTDYDQSVVNISKPKRKG; this is encoded by the coding sequence ATGAGCCAAAATTGGACAGCAGTAACCCGTTCTCAGGAAGGGAAAGGTGCGAGCCGCCGCCTTCGTAACTCGGGTAAAGTACCTGCAATCATTTATGGTGGCGATAAGCCAGCCGTTTCTGTTGCATTTGAAGGCAACTTTGTTGCACACGTCTTTGATAACAAGGATATGTACAACACCGTGGTAACCGTTGACGTTCAAGGCGGCGACGCAGAACAAGTTATCGTTAAAGATATTCAGCGTCACCCTGCAACCAACATGATTTCTCATATGGATTTACAACGCGCTTCTGGCGATTCTGTTGTGACTAAAAAGATTCCATTGAACTTCGTTGGTAAAGCAGTTGCTCCAGGTGTGAAGATGGGTGGACTTATGTCTTTCCTACAACCTTCTGTTGAAGTACGTTGTACTGCGAAAGACTTACCAAGCTCAATTACCGTTGATGTTTCTAAAATGGAAGCTGGCGACAGCTTGCGTCTATCTGAGTTAACTATGCCAGAAGGTGTCATCCTGACTGCATTGACTCACGGTAATACCGATTATGACCAATCGGTTGTAAATATCAGTAAGCCTAAGCGTAAAGGGTAA
- the hemA gene encoding glutamyl-tRNA reductase codes for MKLITLGVNHETAPVDIRETVSFTADLARKAFQELKNESLVAECIILSTCNRTEIYSTQKDAVDAEKVKQWLHEFFGLPAHSIEPYLYQYQDIDAVKHIMRVASGLNSLVLGEPQIFGQIKDAYNTAHKNDSIHQTMDTLFQHIFKTVKQVRTDTAIGTSPVSVAFSAVSLSKQFFGDLSEQTAVLLGAGETIELVARHLKEANIGKLIIANRTFERAHRLAESVAGYGIQLDELDDHLHEADIVIGSTGSPYAILKRDQVRTALKKRKNRPMFMVDIAVPRDIESSIGNLDNVYLYTVDDLQEIIESNKQSRQTAALQAEEIIELQALNFMAQQNAIARVKPIIQEYRQQAMQIKTQALEHALHQIEQGNDAETVIKRLANQLTNRLLHTPTAKLNQAGIEGNQALIESASELLICRNDPVCNK; via the coding sequence ATGAAGCTAATTACACTCGGTGTCAATCACGAAACGGCTCCTGTTGATATCCGTGAAACTGTCTCATTTACCGCGGATTTGGCAAGAAAAGCTTTCCAAGAATTAAAAAACGAATCCCTCGTTGCCGAGTGCATCATTCTCTCAACCTGCAACCGTACCGAGATTTATAGCACCCAAAAAGACGCTGTCGATGCCGAAAAAGTCAAACAATGGCTGCACGAATTTTTTGGCTTACCCGCGCACAGCATTGAACCTTATCTTTACCAATATCAAGATATCGATGCAGTTAAACACATTATGCGCGTTGCTTCAGGGCTTAACTCTCTGGTTTTGGGCGAGCCGCAAATTTTCGGACAAATCAAAGACGCTTATAACACAGCGCACAAAAACGACAGTATTCATCAAACCATGGATACCCTGTTTCAGCACATTTTTAAGACCGTCAAACAAGTCCGTACCGACACCGCTATCGGAACCAGTCCGGTCTCAGTCGCCTTTTCTGCGGTATCGCTATCCAAACAATTTTTTGGCGACTTAAGCGAACAAACGGCCGTACTTCTCGGCGCAGGGGAAACCATTGAGCTTGTCGCCCGTCATTTAAAAGAAGCGAATATTGGCAAACTGATTATTGCCAATCGTACCTTTGAACGCGCTCATCGTTTAGCTGAAAGCGTTGCAGGTTATGGCATTCAACTGGACGAATTAGATGACCACTTGCATGAAGCCGATATTGTCATCGGTTCAACTGGCAGTCCTTATGCAATTCTGAAACGCGACCAAGTTAGAACTGCGCTCAAAAAACGCAAAAATCGTCCGATGTTTATGGTTGACATTGCCGTTCCGCGCGACATTGAAAGCAGCATAGGCAATCTTGATAATGTCTATTTGTATACGGTAGACGACTTGCAAGAAATCATTGAAAGCAACAAGCAATCTCGGCAAACTGCCGCGCTGCAAGCTGAGGAAATCATTGAGCTGCAAGCGCTCAACTTCATGGCCCAACAGAACGCAATCGCTCGTGTAAAACCCATTATTCAAGAATATCGTCAGCAAGCGATGCAAATCAAAACCCAGGCTTTAGAGCACGCACTCCATCAAATCGAACAAGGTAATGATGCCGAAACCGTGATTAAACGCCTTGCTAACCAATTAACCAATCGCCTGCTGCACACCCCAACCGCCAAGCTCAACCAAGCCGGAATAGAAGGCAACCAAGCCCTCATTGAGAGTGCATCGGAACTGCTCATTTGTCGCAACGACCCAGTCTGCAACAAATAG
- the ychF gene encoding redox-regulated ATPase YchF: MAIKCGIVGLPNVGKSTLFNALTNAGIESANYPFCTIDPNIGVVAVPDPREQKLAQIVNPERIMSATVDFMDIAGLVEGASKGEGLGNKFLQNIRETDAIVQVVRCFENDDIVHVAGKVDPISDIEIINMELVLADSESLEKNAVKQQKLAKSGNKEAQARQALYERVLEEIKDGKLIRLVELNDDEKLLLRDLQLLTIKPMMYIANVNEDGFENNPLLDKVREIAETQGAVVVPVCAAIEAEIAELDDEDKIEFLEEMGQEEPGLNRVIRAAYELLGLQTYFTAGVKEVRAWTIKKGATAPQAAGVIHTDFEKGFIRAEVTAYNDFVEFKGDNGAKAAGKQRLEGKEYIVQDGDVMHFRFNV, encoded by the coding sequence ATGGCAATTAAATGCGGTATTGTTGGTCTACCAAATGTTGGTAAATCAACCCTTTTCAACGCCTTAACCAACGCCGGAATCGAATCAGCAAACTATCCGTTTTGTACCATTGATCCAAATATTGGCGTTGTTGCTGTTCCTGATCCTCGCGAGCAAAAACTTGCGCAAATCGTCAATCCAGAGCGCATTATGTCGGCCACCGTCGATTTTATGGATATTGCTGGACTGGTTGAGGGTGCATCGAAAGGTGAGGGGCTAGGAAACAAGTTCTTACAAAATATTCGCGAAACTGACGCTATCGTGCAGGTTGTTCGCTGCTTTGAAAATGACGACATTGTGCACGTCGCTGGTAAAGTTGATCCGATCTCAGACATTGAAATCATAAATATGGAGTTAGTGTTAGCGGATTCTGAATCATTAGAAAAAAATGCAGTGAAACAGCAGAAACTGGCGAAAAGCGGCAATAAAGAAGCACAAGCGCGTCAAGCATTGTATGAGCGTGTTTTAGAAGAGATTAAAGACGGTAAGTTGATTCGTTTGGTTGAACTCAATGACGATGAAAAATTGCTGTTACGTGATCTGCAATTGCTGACAATCAAACCGATGATGTACATTGCCAACGTTAATGAAGACGGCTTTGAGAACAATCCGCTACTTGATAAAGTTCGTGAAATTGCCGAGACGCAAGGTGCGGTCGTGGTTCCGGTTTGTGCCGCTATCGAAGCAGAAATCGCCGAGTTAGATGACGAAGATAAAATTGAATTTCTAGAAGAAATGGGTCAAGAAGAGCCCGGACTTAACCGTGTTATTCGCGCGGCTTATGAATTATTGGGTCTGCAAACCTACTTTACGGCAGGCGTAAAAGAAGTGCGTGCATGGACGATTAAAAAGGGTGCCACCGCACCCCAAGCCGCTGGCGTAATTCATACCGATTTTGAAAAAGGCTTTATTCGTGCAGAAGTGACCGCTTATAACGATTTTGTCGAATTTAAAGGCGATAACGGCGCAAAAGCCGCGGGCAAACAACGTTTGGAAGGTAAAGAATATATCGTTCAAGACGGTGACGTCATGCATTTTAGATTTAATGTATAA
- a CDS encoding ribose-phosphate pyrophosphokinase encodes MATKNVMIFAGNANVSLAEKISEYLDIPLGKADVGRFSDGEIMVEIKESVRGQDVYVLQPTCTPEPAVNLMEMLVMIDALKRASAGRITAVIPYYGFARQDRRPYSARVPITARLAADMITAAGANRVVTVDLHSDQIQGFFDVPVDNIYGSPLLVEDMNKTQDLANVTIVSPDMGGVVRARAVAKAINADMAIIDKRRPKANVAQVMNIIGEIEGRDCIIIDDMVDTAGTLCKAASALMERGAKSVSAYVVHAVLSGPAVENIQNSVLKELVVTDSIPESDAARKCEKIRRVSVANLLGETIRRINQEESVTALMAH; translated from the coding sequence ATGGCTACTAAAAATGTCATGATTTTTGCGGGAAACGCAAATGTCAGTCTCGCAGAAAAGATTTCTGAATACTTAGATATCCCTCTCGGCAAAGCAGACGTTGGTCGTTTCAGTGACGGCGAAATCATGGTCGAAATCAAAGAATCTGTTCGTGGTCAAGATGTTTACGTCTTACAACCAACTTGTACTCCAGAGCCTGCTGTAAATCTGATGGAAATGTTAGTGATGATTGATGCGCTTAAACGTGCTTCAGCTGGTCGTATCACTGCCGTTATTCCTTATTACGGTTTTGCGCGCCAAGATCGTCGCCCTTATTCTGCCCGTGTACCAATTACCGCTCGACTTGCTGCAGATATGATTACTGCCGCTGGTGCGAATCGTGTTGTGACCGTTGACTTGCACTCTGATCAAATTCAAGGTTTCTTTGATGTTCCAGTGGATAACATTTATGGTTCTCCGTTGTTGGTTGAAGATATGAATAAGACCCAAGACTTAGCAAATGTCACGATTGTATCACCCGATATGGGTGGGGTTGTGCGTGCTCGCGCTGTGGCAAAAGCGATTAATGCGGATATGGCAATTATCGATAAACGCCGTCCAAAAGCCAACGTAGCGCAAGTGATGAATATCATCGGTGAGATAGAGGGTCGTGACTGCATTATTATTGATGATATGGTCGATACAGCAGGCACGCTATGTAAAGCGGCCAGCGCGCTGATGGAGCGAGGAGCAAAAAGTGTTTCCGCTTATGTGGTGCATGCGGTACTTTCTGGTCCAGCGGTTGAGAATATTCAAAACTCAGTGCTTAAAGAGTTGGTTGTGACCGATTCGATTCCTGAAAGCGACGCGGCACGTAAGTGTGAAAAAATACGCCGAGTTTCCGTTGCTAATTTATTGGGTGAAACCATTCGCCGAATTAACCAAGAAGAGTCGGTTACTGCGCTCATGGCACACTAA
- a CDS encoding OmpA/MotB family protein — MSDIDEGGAHGGAWKIALADLMTVLMVLFLVLWLISIVDPKDRQAFVNAMQGQPPIGAEIEDEKLFTPQVDLIDLQMKPPVSREELQKALQEVNPKDVQIEETDDYVKITLFSDSFFESGRATINDATREQLEKLGETLAGRDQTITITGYTDTLPINNLIFPSNWELSAARAATVARTFIDMGLTASQVTIAGKADNDPVAENDTPYGRSLNRRVIIYVDKRPEKSANSAVPNGVPTGNPFKAGRVP, encoded by the coding sequence ATGTCGGATATTGATGAAGGAGGCGCACACGGCGGTGCTTGGAAAATCGCTTTAGCCGATTTGATGACGGTCTTAATGGTGCTGTTTTTAGTGCTTTGGTTGATTTCGATTGTCGATCCCAAAGATCGCCAAGCTTTCGTCAATGCAATGCAAGGACAGCCGCCGATTGGGGCAGAAATTGAAGATGAAAAATTGTTTACTCCGCAAGTTGATTTAATTGATTTACAGATGAAACCGCCCGTTTCACGGGAGGAATTGCAAAAAGCCTTGCAAGAGGTGAATCCAAAAGATGTGCAAATCGAAGAAACAGATGATTACGTGAAAATTACCCTGTTTTCCGATAGTTTTTTTGAAAGCGGTCGGGCCACGATTAACGATGCAACGCGTGAACAGCTCGAGAAGCTTGGTGAAACTTTGGCTGGACGAGATCAAACAATCACCATTACCGGTTATACCGATACGCTTCCGATTAATAATCTGATTTTTCCATCCAACTGGGAATTGTCTGCTGCGCGTGCCGCAACGGTCGCGCGTACATTTATTGACATGGGGTTGACGGCCTCACAAGTGACCATTGCCGGTAAGGCGGACAACGACCCTGTTGCCGAGAATGATACCCCTTACGGTCGTTCTTTAAACCGTCGAGTGATTATTTATGTGGATAAACGCCCAGAAAAGTCTGCGAACAGCGCAGTTCCCAATGGCGTGCCAACGGGTAATCCTTTTAAAGCGGGTCGCGTTCCGTAA
- the pth gene encoding aminoacyl-tRNA hydrolase: MSQIKLIVGLGNPGDKYDLTRHNAGFWFVDEVARQYGAVFRPETKFLGHAARVQSNGLDFWLLKPAAFMNRSGQSIVALANFYKIPVESILVVHDELDLPPGSAKLKKAGGHGGHNGLRDTIASMGQDFIRLRLGIGHPGHRDQVVDYVLKAPAKAERQMIDDASYLASKVIPELISGQLDKAMMTLHTKS; the protein is encoded by the coding sequence ATGTCACAGATTAAATTGATTGTCGGTCTAGGTAACCCAGGCGATAAATATGATTTAACACGGCATAATGCTGGTTTTTGGTTTGTGGATGAAGTAGCGCGACAATACGGCGCGGTATTTCGCCCAGAGACCAAATTCTTAGGGCATGCGGCACGTGTGCAGAGCAACGGACTTGATTTTTGGCTATTAAAACCGGCGGCCTTTATGAATCGCAGTGGCCAATCGATTGTCGCTTTAGCCAATTTTTACAAAATTCCGGTCGAATCCATTCTTGTCGTACACGATGAATTGGATCTGCCGCCTGGCAGTGCTAAGTTAAAAAAAGCCGGTGGGCATGGCGGGCATAATGGCTTGCGAGACACGATTGCTTCGATGGGGCAAGATTTTATACGCTTGCGCCTGGGTATCGGGCATCCAGGGCATCGCGATCAAGTTGTGGACTACGTTCTGAAAGCACCCGCAAAAGCCGAGCGTCAGATGATTGATGATGCCAGCTACCTCGCCAGTAAAGTCATTCCAGAACTGATTTCTGGGCAGCTTGATAAAGCAATGATGACATTGCACACCAAGTCTTAA
- a CDS encoding HesA/MoeB/ThiF family protein yields the protein MNLSKTELNDAELSRYSRQILLSEIDYAGQLTLAQSHAVIFGLGGLGSPASLYLAAAGIGKLTLVDFDTVDDSNLQRQIVHREANIGQAKVASAKSNLTQLNRLIEINCIEQKLSPEALEPLIAEADVVLDCSDNFATRFALNRACRAAQKTLISGAAIRWEGQLSTYDFRNPDSPCYQCLYPQDSGQELTCSQNGVLSPVVGMIGSMQAIEAIKALLGLPTLTGKLMLIDAYSMMIRTLNLKKDPECAHCSSALTERDPL from the coding sequence ATGAACTTAAGCAAAACCGAACTCAATGACGCCGAGCTTTCTCGCTATAGTCGGCAAATCCTGCTGTCCGAAATCGACTACGCCGGCCAACTGACCTTGGCGCAATCCCATGCCGTTATTTTTGGATTAGGCGGTTTAGGTTCCCCCGCATCGCTCTATCTCGCCGCCGCCGGCATCGGAAAATTAACCCTGGTGGATTTTGACACGGTAGACGACTCCAATCTGCAACGCCAAATCGTGCATCGCGAAGCGAATATTGGGCAAGCCAAAGTGGCTTCCGCCAAAAGCAATCTAACGCAATTGAATCGTTTAATTGAGATTAACTGCATCGAACAGAAGCTCAGCCCAGAGGCACTGGAACCCCTGATTGCAGAAGCCGATGTCGTCTTAGACTGTAGCGACAACTTTGCCACACGCTTTGCATTAAATCGTGCGTGTCGTGCAGCGCAAAAAACACTGATTTCCGGCGCAGCAATTCGCTGGGAAGGCCAGCTCAGTACCTACGACTTTCGTAATCCAGACAGCCCTTGCTACCAATGCCTGTATCCGCAAGACAGCGGCCAAGAACTCACCTGTTCGCAAAACGGAGTACTTTCTCCAGTGGTCGGCATGATTGGCTCCATGCAAGCGATAGAGGCCATTAAAGCCTTGCTCGGCCTGCCAACCTTAACCGGTAAACTCATGTTGATTGATGCTTATAGCATGATGATTCGCACCTTGAATCTCAAAAAAGACCCAGAGTGCGCGCACTGTTCATCCGCACTTACGGAACGCGACCCGCTTTAA